ATGGGCCAAGAGCTTCTATTTTTCGGCTCGATTTTTCCCGAAGGAGAAGCGCTGGGCGACGTATGCCGTGTATGGCTTCTGCCGCTATTCGGATAATTTGATCGATAATCCCAGGAACCGACCCAAGCAGCAGTTGATCAGTGAGGTGGCTTGCTTTCGGCGGGAGCTGCGACTGGCCTATCGCTGGGGCGAATCTGAGCACCCAATTTTGAAACCGTTCATTCTGGTGGCGAAAAAATACGGCATTCCCATCGAATATCCGCTCGATCTGCTGAAGGGCGTGGAGATGGACATCGAAGCCACTCGCTATCAGAATTTTGATGAGCTGTACGTGTTCTGCTATCGGGTCGCCAGCGTGGTGGGACTGATGATGACGCACATCATGGGCTACAAGGACGATCGGGCGTTCGAATACGCTGAGAAATTGGGCGTTGCCATGCAGTTGACCAACATCCTGCGAGATGTGAAAGAGGATAAAGAAATGGGGCGCATCTACCTCCCGCTGGATGAGCTGCAGCAGTTCGGTCTCACTGAGGCGGATGTGCTGAACGAGAATTTCAACGACCAATTCCGCCAATTGATCAAATTCCAGGTGGATCGAGCGCATCAGTATTATCTCGAGGCGCAGGCAGGCATTCCCATGCTCAACACCGATTCCCAATTTGCCATCTATTCCGCCAGCAAAATCTATCAGGGCATTCTGCGGAAGATCGAAGCGAGGGGGTACAATCCGTTCCTGGGGCGGGTGTATGTGCCGTTTGGCAAGAAGCTCAGGATTTTGATGGGGGAGGTTTTGAGGAGTAGGGTGAGGATGGTGAGGGAAAAATTGGGGTAAGTGGGTAATTTGGTAATTGGGTAATTAGTGCCCGAACGAAAACTATTGAATTTGTAACGACATTGTCATTCCGAACGAAGTGAGGAATCTGTTTTTTGCATAAGTATTGGACTTACAGATTTCTCTCCAGTTGGTGGAATGAAAGGTATCAGAATTTAAAATCAAGATTTTTTTCTGAGACCTTTAAATCAGCCAAAAGGCGGACCGCCAACTGGAGGCTCTGAGACCAAGAGTTTTTATTGGTCTTGGCTTAATGAGGTTAGGTAATTGGGGAAATCAGTATTTGGCAAAAAATGATTGTCTTATGCCCAACGGATAGATGAAGCCAACGGATTTTCTTAATGGTTGTCATCAGTTGGATTCAACTATTAGTTGGTTGAAAAAATCGAGCAACAATTATTGGATTAGTAAAATAAAAATACCAGACAGGATTAACACGATTTGCAGGATAGGATATTAAAAAATTTATCCTGTAAATTATCATCTTGTCAATCCTGTTCATCCTGTCAAGAAAAGATAATAATGATCAAAGCCAATCCCACTCGCTGGGCAAAATTTGTCTTTCATATCTACGTGATGCGGCTGATGAAGCGGCAGTTTCATGCGTTTCATCTGTTCGGCGACTTGCCGCAGCCTGATCCCAATTTGCCGCTGCTGCTGATCCCCAATCACAGCACGTGGTGGGATGGATTTTTTGTCTATCTGCTGAACGATCAGATTTTGAAGCGAGAGCCGTATTTGATGATGCTGGATCGCCAGCTTGCCAAATACAGATTTTTCGCCCGCATTGGGGCATTCGGCATTACGCCTGGTGATAGGGAAAATGTCAATGAATCATTGAATTACACAGTCGAGCTCTTGCAGAAAAAGAATGTGATGATCACCATCTTCCCGCAGGGCATTTTGCTCCCCTGGGGCAAACGGCCATTGAATTTTAAGAAGGGGATCGAGGCGATCATTCAATTGTACCAGAAACCGATCAACATTCTGCCATTGGCCATCCGAGCTGAGTACGGCGGCGAGCAACGGGCTGAGGTCTTTTTCCAATTCGGCCAGAATTTGATCGTCGATACTGATTCCTTTCAGGGCGTGAAATGGCTGGAGAGCATTGAATTGGGTTTGTTGGATGATCTGGCTGAAAAGATAAATCGAGGAGAAAAAGGAAGGCAGATTTTGATAGGGAGGGGGTCGATAAATGTCAAAATGGATCGATTGTTTGGGAGAAAATAATTTTTTTTCCAATCCGTCAGATGGCCATGCCCGTCAACCTAAGCACATGAATGGAAAAACGCTGTCACTCTGAGGACAGTGTGTGTGAAAATGATTGATTTGCCTGTCATTCCGAACGGATCCGCCAACTGGCGGAGGAGTGAGGAATCCCTATCTCACAAAAACATTGTACTTTAACCAGATTCCTCGCTTCGCTCGGAATGACTATTTTGGTCATCTATTTGTTATTTTCGCACGGTCTGGGGGCGTAGCGACGAAGAATCCCTTAGATAAATGCACGTACTTTCGATAGATCAAGAGATTCTTCGCTCCCTGCGGTCGCTCTGAATGACATTACACTCTTATGTCGACGCCAATTGCTAATTTGCACAAAATAACCTGACGGATGAAATCTTAAAATTAAATCCGTTGGGTTGTTTCAATCCGTTGGAGAAAATTCTTTTTGCTTTTTACTTAACTCACTCAACTTACTTAACCACTCAACTAAAAGACAATGGAAATCATTTTATACATCGCTCTGGGCATCCTTTTTCTGATTCTCTCAACCACGCTGTTAAACTTTTTCACCGCACCCAGGATCGCCCGAGCGCCGAAACTACGAACAACGCCTAAAGTCTCGATTCTGATCCCCGCTCGGAATGAGGAACAGAACATCGGCAAATGCCTGGATGGGCTGACAAAACAGGATTATCCGAATTTCGAAATCATTGTGCTCAACGATCATTCGGATGATAATACCCTACAGGTGATTCAGGAGCATCAAAAGCGGGACGAGCGAATCCAATCTATTAACGGCAAAGACCTGCCCGATGGCTGGCTGGGCAAGAACTGGGCCTGTCATCAACTCAGCCAGGTCGCCACGGGTGATATTTTCATTTTCACCGATGCGGATAATCGCCATGCCTCCTTCGCCGTGAAGAATACGGTGGCGCACATTCAGAATTTGAAGCTGGGACTGATCTCCGCCTTTCCGCAGCAGTGGACCGTGACGCTGGCAGAGAAGATGATCGTGCCGATCATGGATATTTTCGTCTATGGCACCCTGCCACTCTGGGCGACTTACTATCTGCCCTTCCCATCCATGGCGGCTGCCAATGGGCAATGGATCGCTTTCACCCGAGAGGCCTATCAGCAACTCGGCGGCCACGAGACCGTGAAAAATGAATTGGTGGAAGATACTTTTTTAGCTCGGCTGGCGAAGAAAAAAAGGATCAAAATTTTAACCACAGCGGGGACGGATGCCGTGTTCAGCCGTATGTACCAGAACGCCAACGAGGTCTGGCATGGCTTCTCGAAAAACTTTTATGGGCTGGCTGGGTATAATAACATTGTTTTTTTCGGGATCATCTTTTCCATGCTCATCGCCTTTGTGAGTCCGTATGTGTTATGGCTGGTCCCTGCTGTCCGAACGCTGGCTCTGGTGGCGATTGGAATGAATCTTTTGATCCGAATTCTGATTTCGATCAAATACAAACATCCCTTCTGGGTGAGCGTCCTGTTGCATCCGATTTCCATGCTTTATGCAGTTTTCATCGGGTTGAATTCATTTTTGAGCATCAATCGGGGGACGATTCGGTGGAAAGGGAGGGAGATTCGGGTGAGAGGTGGGCAGTAATCAGTAATCAGTAATCAGTGATCAGTAATCAGTGATCAGTAATCAGTTGGCAGTCAGCAGCCTTCAGTCAGCGGTTGCAAATAAGCAGTGACCAGTGATCAGTAAACAGTATGCTTTCAAACAAAGTTTTTGTTTTTAGATTGGAGGAGTTGTATAGAGACCAAAGATTCATGCAAAATTTGGTTTAGATCTTTAAAGATTTTGATATCTAATTTCTGTAGTTCTGGTTTTTGGTTGCACTTACCAAGAACAATATTACAGCCACGGATAATCGAGGCTATTTGTGAAAAAAAAATTTAATAAAATCACTGGCTGTTTTATCATCTTTGGGCAATCATATTCAACGACAGGCAAAGCAAAAATCAACTTAGCGAGAGAGGGAATATTTGATGAAAAAGAAGATAATCGTTATCGGCGGTGGGTTTGGCGGATTGGCAGTAGCCAATCGGCTGGCTGCCAAAGGTCATGAAGTGCATTTGTATGAAAAGCGGGACAAGCTGGGTGGTCGGGGTTATCAGTACGAAATTAATGGATTCAAATTCGATGGTGGACCGACCGTTATGACAGCACCCTATATTTTTGATGAAATATTCGAGGCAGCAGGAAAGAAGCGGGAAGATTATTTCAAGCTGGTGCCGCTTGATCCGTTCTATCGCCTGTTTGCGCCCGATGGCCGTTCATTCGATTATCGGCATCGACACGAGGACATGATTAAGGAGATCGAGAAATGGAATCCTGCGGACGTGAAGGGCTACAATAAATTTGTTGAGCAGACCAAAAAGATGTTCAATCTGTTTCATCCCTACACCGATCAGCCGTTCCTCGAATTCAAGAAAATGCTGAAAATCATGCCTGGCGTGATGCGGCTACAGGGGCAGTTGAGCACTTATACGTTCGTCTCTCGCTATATCAAAGATGAATATCTACGGCGGTTCTTTTCATTCCACCCGCTCTTGGTGGGCGGCAGTCCGTTCAAAACGCCTGCACTATACACATTGATCGTTCAATTTGAGAAGGAGTGGGGCGTTCATTACGCCATTGGCGGAACAGGTTCGGTAGTGGAAGGTTTGGGACGGCTGTTCAAAGAGCTCGGCGGCAAAGTTTATCTTGAAACCGAAGTCAAGGAGATTTTGGTAAACGGTCGCAAAGTGACGGGCGTGCGGTTGGCTGACGGGACGAAAGAGGCTGCCGATGTGGTGGTTTGCAATGGCGATGTGTCCTATTCCTATCGCTATTTGATCCCCGAACAATATCGCAAGAAGTACACCAATCGTTTTATTGACAAAATGAAGTACAGCATGTCGCTGGTAGTGATATATTTTGGCACGAAAAGGCGCTATCTCGATTCTCGACTGGCGCATCACAATATCATGTTTGCGTCTCGATATAAGAGCTTGCTCAAAGATATTACCACAGGGGACAAACTGCCTGAAGATTTTTCGCTTTATCTGCACATGCCGACGATCACCGATGAGTCCATTGCGCCGAAGGGCTGCGAGTCGTTTTACGTGTTATCCCTGGTGCCGACGCTGCGGGCTAAAATTGATTGGGAGAAAGAGATCGAGCCGTACAAAGAGAAGATTTTAAAATATCTGGAGGATCATTATCTGCCAGATTTGCGTGCGAATATTATTGCGCTGCATCATATCGATCCGCCGCATTTTCAGAACACGCTGAATAGCTATCTCGGAGCAGCGTTTGCCGTGCAGCCCAGTCTGCTCCAATCGGGCTACTGGCGGCCGCACAACAAGTCGGAGGAATTCGACAATCTTTATTTTGTCGGAGCAGGGACGCATCCTGGGGCAGGAGTGCCAGCCGTGCTTTCGTCGGGGAAGATTGCGGCAGAATTAATTGATCCAAGTTGATTTATTTCCCCACGGATGATAGGACTAGCGCTGATGATTTTTCTAATATGTCATCTGTGGTGGTTCTATCATCCGTTGGGAGAGAAAAATTAAATCCCCACGGATGATAGGACTAGCGCTGATGATTTTTCTAATATGTCATCTGTGGTGGTTCTATCATCCGTTGGGAGAGAAAAATTAAATCCCCACGGATGATAGGACTAGCGCTGATGATTTTTTTAATAAAGCTATCTGTGGCTGTTCTATCATCTGTTGTGAGAAATAAAATAAATCCCCACGGATGATAGGATTAACGATGATGATTTTTCTTATATGTCATCTGTGGTGGTTCTATCATCCGTTGGGAGAGAAAAATTAAATCCTCACGGATCATAAGACAACCACTGATATTTTTTTAAAAAAATTATCCGTGGCTGTTCTATCATCAGCGGGGCAAAAGAGAGGGAGGGTTATCCGATTATGGATTTGCTTTATGGCAACCTAACTTATCAAATCCGTAAAGCGATATTTTATGTTCATAATCACCTCGGATATGGGCTTACTGAGGAAATTTATCATCAAGGCTTGAAATGCTATTTTGAAAAGAATGGGATTCAGCACAAATCGAAACAGCGAGAGTCATTATTT
This DNA window, taken from candidate division KSB1 bacterium, encodes the following:
- a CDS encoding lysophospholipid acyltransferase family protein, which codes for MIKANPTRWAKFVFHIYVMRLMKRQFHAFHLFGDLPQPDPNLPLLLIPNHSTWWDGFFVYLLNDQILKREPYLMMLDRQLAKYRFFARIGAFGITPGDRENVNESLNYTVELLQKKNVMITIFPQGILLPWGKRPLNFKKGIEAIIQLYQKPINILPLAIRAEYGGEQRAEVFFQFGQNLIVDTDSFQGVKWLESIELGLLDDLAEKINRGEKGRQILIGRGSINVKMDRLFGRK
- the crtI gene encoding phytoene desaturase family protein, which gives rise to MKKKIIVIGGGFGGLAVANRLAAKGHEVHLYEKRDKLGGRGYQYEINGFKFDGGPTVMTAPYIFDEIFEAAGKKREDYFKLVPLDPFYRLFAPDGRSFDYRHRHEDMIKEIEKWNPADVKGYNKFVEQTKKMFNLFHPYTDQPFLEFKKMLKIMPGVMRLQGQLSTYTFVSRYIKDEYLRRFFSFHPLLVGGSPFKTPALYTLIVQFEKEWGVHYAIGGTGSVVEGLGRLFKELGGKVYLETEVKEILVNGRKVTGVRLADGTKEAADVVVCNGDVSYSYRYLIPEQYRKKYTNRFIDKMKYSMSLVVIYFGTKRRYLDSRLAHHNIMFASRYKSLLKDITTGDKLPEDFSLYLHMPTITDESIAPKGCESFYVLSLVPTLRAKIDWEKEIEPYKEKILKYLEDHYLPDLRANIIALHHIDPPHFQNTLNSYLGAAFAVQPSLLQSGYWRPHNKSEEFDNLYFVGAGTHPGAGVPAVLSSGKIAAELIDPS
- a CDS encoding glycosyltransferase produces the protein MEIILYIALGILFLILSTTLLNFFTAPRIARAPKLRTTPKVSILIPARNEEQNIGKCLDGLTKQDYPNFEIIVLNDHSDDNTLQVIQEHQKRDERIQSINGKDLPDGWLGKNWACHQLSQVATGDIFIFTDADNRHASFAVKNTVAHIQNLKLGLISAFPQQWTVTLAEKMIVPIMDIFVYGTLPLWATYYLPFPSMAAANGQWIAFTREAYQQLGGHETVKNELVEDTFLARLAKKKRIKILTTAGTDAVFSRMYQNANEVWHGFSKNFYGLAGYNNIVFFGIIFSMLIAFVSPYVLWLVPAVRTLALVAIGMNLLIRILISIKYKHPFWVSVLLHPISMLYAVFIGLNSFLSINRGTIRWKGREIRVRGGQ
- a CDS encoding phytoene/squalene synthase family protein, which codes for WAKSFYFSARFFPKEKRWATYAVYGFCRYSDNLIDNPRNRPKQQLISEVACFRRELRLAYRWGESEHPILKPFILVAKKYGIPIEYPLDLLKGVEMDIEATRYQNFDELYVFCYRVASVVGLMMTHIMGYKDDRAFEYAEKLGVAMQLTNILRDVKEDKEMGRIYLPLDELQQFGLTEADVLNENFNDQFRQLIKFQVDRAHQYYLEAQAGIPMLNTDSQFAIYSASKIYQGILRKIEARGYNPFLGRVYVPFGKKLRILMGEVLRSRVRMVREKLG